Proteins encoded in a region of the Streptomyces sp. NBC_00258 genome:
- a CDS encoding extracellular solute-binding protein, with translation MGRPGLNRRQILAGLSGLTVAGSLGFAALGTGADALASGADTRVRYWNLFSGGDGYNMIAMLDAFREANPGIDVKDSTLQWGSPFYTKLAMAAAGNRAPDLGVMHLGRVTGFSPGRLLDPWDAGLLAKYGVREADFNPELWKRAVIDGTLYALPLDIHVQLCFYRKDVLKKAGLLGDDGRIVPVTSVDEWFDVLKEAKKATKKGLQTIGMWSSDQNFQWWFFVAFYTQLGGTWFDDAGAEVTFDTDKATQVLEFLRRHITDGYVNPGFAGGAGAEQFVNGGPFVWEGNWSVPVFDSAKLDYGATPLPPVFGKRATHAESHAFVLPHQSDRGGAANEAAHRLAAYIVRHAQQWAGGGHIPAYTPTLSTDAYRKLNPQSEYVSAMDHQATEPKVWFAGSTGILAQRVGPVVVSSTTGSAKPDTAARRMRSTLTELLAMKNPMDGRTAAQGGAVA, from the coding sequence ATGGGACGACCTGGCCTGAATCGCAGGCAGATCCTGGCGGGACTGAGCGGGCTGACGGTCGCGGGCAGCCTCGGATTCGCCGCCCTCGGCACCGGAGCGGACGCGCTCGCCTCCGGTGCGGACACCCGCGTCCGCTACTGGAACCTCTTCAGCGGCGGCGACGGATACAACATGATCGCGATGCTGGACGCCTTCCGTGAGGCGAACCCCGGCATCGACGTGAAGGACTCCACCCTCCAGTGGGGGAGCCCCTTCTACACCAAGCTGGCCATGGCGGCGGCGGGCAACCGCGCACCGGACCTCGGCGTCATGCACCTGGGCCGGGTCACCGGCTTCTCGCCGGGCCGGCTCCTGGACCCCTGGGACGCGGGCCTGCTCGCCAAGTACGGCGTGCGGGAAGCGGACTTCAACCCCGAGCTGTGGAAACGCGCCGTCATCGACGGCACGCTGTACGCCCTCCCGCTCGACATCCACGTACAGCTCTGCTTCTACCGCAAGGACGTGCTGAAGAAGGCGGGCCTGCTCGGCGACGACGGCCGCATCGTGCCGGTCACCTCCGTCGACGAGTGGTTCGACGTGCTCAAGGAGGCCAAGAAGGCCACCAAGAAGGGCCTGCAGACCATCGGCATGTGGTCCAGCGACCAGAACTTCCAGTGGTGGTTCTTCGTCGCCTTCTACACCCAGCTCGGCGGCACCTGGTTCGACGACGCCGGCGCCGAGGTCACCTTCGACACCGACAAGGCCACGCAGGTACTGGAGTTCCTGCGCCGGCACATCACCGACGGGTACGTGAACCCGGGCTTCGCGGGCGGCGCGGGCGCCGAACAGTTCGTCAACGGCGGCCCCTTCGTCTGGGAGGGCAACTGGTCGGTGCCGGTCTTCGACAGCGCGAAGCTCGACTACGGCGCGACCCCGCTGCCGCCCGTCTTCGGCAAGCGGGCCACCCACGCCGAGTCGCACGCCTTCGTGCTGCCGCACCAGTCCGACCGCGGCGGAGCCGCCAACGAGGCCGCGCACCGGCTCGCCGCCTACATCGTCCGGCACGCCCAGCAGTGGGCGGGCGGCGGCCACATCCCCGCCTACACGCCCACCCTGTCGACGGACGCCTACCGGAAGCTGAACCCGCAGAGCGAGTACGTGTCGGCGATGGACCACCAGGCCACCGAGCCGAAGGTGTGGTTCGCCGGGTCCACCGGCATCCTGGCCCAGCGCGTCGGCCCGGTCGTCGTCTCCTCGACGACGGGCTCCGCCAAGCC